From Aricia agestis chromosome 11, ilAriAges1.1, whole genome shotgun sequence, a single genomic window includes:
- the LOC121731852 gene encoding odorant receptor 4-like: MFIVVQFHEQLKMEIQDGRQFKPFKETYRYCFFALAISLFYPNKNNVKQRIIIIILLTCIHSFMLSWFFIYTIKCLLALDLFNTARNITLGVLISLYFIKFFYSIYKTKVFCKVFDKISSDLDKANTMNGCCQEIVKEYIKKAKVGEIIWIFIPILLTAQFPLYAAVRNAYYTLISDEIQRVMVHETDLMGIEDKQYETPYFEVIFAYNSSQAVQVGISFIGFDGSFCIASTHLRLKLKLLVHKMNAAFNRAVSRDDLKTKLKEIIRGHQEVLEFHQDLQNGYGGWMFMIFGMTSITMALNLYLIYVLQKMDPKYVTFTISCIIHMLTPCYYSSQIIKASEETAVDFFCVNWEKWEDNSITKILIFMIARAQQPMVLTGMGVVYFDMQLFISVMQFSYSFFTLITN, encoded by the exons ATGTTCATAGTCG TCCAGTTCCACGAGCAGCTGAAAATGGAAATCCAAGATGGCCGACAATTTAAGCCGTTCAAAGAAACTTACCGCTATTGTTTCTTTGCATTGGCAATATCCTTATTCTATCCCAACAAAAACAACGTGAAGCagcgaataattattattatacttttaactTGCATCCACTCTTTTATGCTCTCGTGGTTTTTTATATACACGATAAAATGTTTGCTCGCGTTGGATTTGTTCAACACGGCCAGAAATATTACTTTGGGTGTCCTCATTTCTTTGTACTTTATCAAATTCTTCTACAGTATTTACAAGACGAAAGTATTTTGTAAGGTGTTCGATAAAATCTCGAGTGATCTCGACAAAGCCAACACCATGAATGGGTGCTGCCAGGAGATCGTTAAGGAGTACATAAAGAAGGCAAAAGTGGGGGAGATAATATGGATTTTTATTCCGATTCTGTTAACAGCCCAATTTCCGCTTTATGCTGCTGTAAGGAACGCTTATTACACTTTAATCAGCGATGAAATACAAAGAGTGATGGTGCACGAGACGGATCTCATGGGGATAGAGGATAAGCAGTATGAGACTCCGTATTTCGAGGTTATATTCGCATACAATTCGTCCCAAGCTGTTCAAGTAGGTATTAGTTTCATAGGATTCGACGGCTCCTTCTGCATAGCCTCTACGCATTTGCGGCTTAAACTTAAGCTGCTGGTTCATAAGATGAATGCCGCGTTCAACAGAGCAGTGAGTAGAGATGATTTGAAAACTAAACTGAAAGAAATCATCAGAGGTCACCAAGAAGTTCTGGAGTTCCATCAGGATTTGCAAAACGGATACGGCGGCTGGATGTTCATGATATTTGGGATGACTTCTATCACTATGGCTTTAAATCTGTACTTGATATACGTGCTACAGAAGATGGATCCGAAATACGTGACGTTTACTATAAGCTGCATAATTCACATGTTAACGCCATGTTACTATAGCAGTCAAATTATCAAG GCAAGTGAAGAAACAGCGGTGGACTTTTTTTGTGTGAACTGGGAGAAATGGGAGGATAACTCCATCACCAAGATCCTTATTTTCATGATTGCGCGTGCGCAGCAGCCCATGGTGCTGACCGGGATGGGCGTGGTGTACTTCGACATGCAGCTGTTCATCTCTGTCATGCAGTTCTCTTATTCCTTCTTTACTCTTatcacaaattaa